The proteins below are encoded in one region of Triticum aestivum cultivar Chinese Spring chromosome 1B, IWGSC CS RefSeq v2.1, whole genome shotgun sequence:
- the LOC123138843 gene encoding uncharacterized protein, whose translation MQQPDLVGTGGDDEYEYAMLETLLIRGESAAVGAPRFDGKDFETWQALMKIRLQAYSLLVWDIVETGFSCVDEANPTALELRSIHYNAQAMNAIYCALSDDQLYRIWQYESAKEAWDALQAIHEDTPIVRELKVKQLREKMKLLAWRKHESPHDMFGRLETLVIKMKRLGCEEVTDSYVVEKMLRAMTPRSSTFVTIIRQRPNFEELTPLDLLHIFQVYDMRQEESRIMRGYAVKEDTVVRREPNYDVWCSGEVPCFDGTHYLSWQRRMKFHLLSIHPLVWRIVETGFSCVDEANPTALEKRNRQYNSVAIWAIGNALSRDQFMRICYYKSAKEIWNALRKFNEAVRESKLRYLRIDMDRLALRKHESPRDMYAKLNNLVNEMKGLGCKEMTDSYVVRRMLRAMAPRNANLVFLIREKPNFELLTPLDVLATFLLYDMEQKESKIMSGYALPRSSKKANAALKAKQVQVEESSDDENDHDQGREQIQQGMQEMSLTGKKYGALLGKKGHEARSSFSDKSKMRKSKRRCYQCGDPNHFIADCPKEEDRKEEKEKSKYKSKPFNDKGKPYKPEGQKGVEAHPHVSMGVGCAVQRCRGSGHRLLRSPVNGEPENSTSELKRGLVPKLPRKPAAQPAQLHYYLSAHLVEE comes from the exons ATGCAGCAGCCGGACCTCGTCGGCACAG GGGGAGACGACGAGTACGAGTACGCGATGTTGGAGACGCTCCTGATCCGGGGGGAGTCCGCCGCGGTGGGAGCCCCTCGCTTCGACGGCAAAGACTTTGAAACATGGCAGGCTCTGATGAAGATCCGCTTGCAGGCCTATAGCCTTCTTGTGTGGGACATTGTGGAAACCGGTTTCTCTtgtgtggatgaagcaaacccaaCGGCACTCGAGTTGAGGAGCATCCACTACAATGCCCAAGCCATGAACGCCATATACTGTGCCCTGAGTGATGATCAGCTCTACCGGATCTGGCAGTACGAGAGTGCTAAGGAGGCTTGGGACGCTCTCCAGGCTATACATGAAGACACCCCAATCGTTCGTGAGCTAAAGGTCAAACAGTTGAGGGAGAAGATGAAGTTGCTTGCGTGGAGGAAGCACGAATCCCCCCATGACATGTTTGGGAGGCTCGAGACTTTGGTCATCAAGATGAAGAGACTTGGATGCGAAGAGGTGACCGATTCTTATGTTGTAGAGAAGATGCTTCGTGCCATGACACCAAGGAGCTCCACCTTTGTGACAATCATCCGTCAGAGGCCTAACTTTGAAGAACTCACCCCTCTGGATTTGCTCCATATTTTCCAGGTCTACGACATGAGGCAAGAAGAATCCAGAATCATGCGCGGGTACGCGGTGAAGGAGGACACTGTCGTGCGGAGGGAGCCCAACTATGATGTATGGTGCTCTGGAGAAGTGCCTTGCTTCGATGGCACACACTATCTATCATGGCAACGTAGGATGAAATTCCATTTGCTTAGCATTCACCCTCTTGTGTGGAGAATTGTGGAAACTGGTTTCTCTTGTGTGGATGAAGCAAATCCAACGGCTCTTGAAAAGAGGAATCGGCAGTACAATTCCGTAGCTATATGGGCCATAGGTAATGCCTTAAGTCGTGATCAGTTCATGAGGATTTGCTACTATAAGAGTGCTAAGGAGATTTGGAATGCTCTCCGAAAATTTAATGAAGCAGTTCGTGAGTCAAAGCTCCGCTATTTGAGGATAGATATGGACAGGCTCGCCTTAAGAAAACATGAGTCCCCCAGGGACATGTATGCAAAGCTTAACAATTTGGTCAATGAGATGAAGGGTCTTGGGTGCAAAGAGATGACTGATTCCTATGTTGTGAGGAGGATGCTTCGTGCCATGGCACCAAGGAACGCAAACTTGGTTTTCCTCATCCGTGAGAAGCCTAACTTTGAACTACTCACCCCTCTGGATGTTCTTGCAACATTCCTCCTCTACGACATGGAGCAGAAAGAATCCAAAATCATGAGTGGGTATGCTTTGCCACGCTCAAGCAAAAAGGCCAATGCTGCCTTGAAGGCCAAGCAAGTCCAAGTGGAGGAATCAAGCGATGATGAAAACGACCATGATCAAGGCCGAGAGCAAATTCAACAAGGAATGCAAGAAATGTCTCTCACAGGGAAGAAATATGGAGCGTTACTTGGAAAGAAAGGCCACGAAGCAAGAAGCAGTTTCTCTGACAAGTCCAAGATGAGGAAATCAAAGAGACGTTGCTATCAATGTGGTGATCCCAATCATTTCATTGCTGATTGTCCTAAGGAGGAGGACAGGAAAGAAGAGAAGGAGAAGAGCAAATACAAGAGCAAACCATTCAACGACAAGGGCAAGCCATACAAGCCAGAGGGGCAGAAAG GTGTGGAAGCACATCCTCATGTCAGTATGGGAGTGGGATGTGCTGTTCAAAGATGCAGAGGCAGTGGACATAGACTGCTTCGGAGCCCTGTTAATGGAGAACCTGAGAACTCCACTTCGGAGCTGAAGAGGGGGCTGGTGCCGAAGCTGCCAAGGAAACCTGCTGCCCAGCCGGCACAGCTCCACTACTACCTCAGTGCACATCTAGTGGAGGAGTGA